A window from Dysidea avara chromosome 2, odDysAvar1.4, whole genome shotgun sequence encodes these proteins:
- the LOC136247803 gene encoding uncharacterized protein: MVKKKRFVVSDPPLCSSSIADSANHQSLSVSALSLAGNGSFVTSKNSVKVVPCPAVPDKCVTVPASTVVSVTVPASPEVPVTVPASPSVTVPASPDVFVPVPASPDVSVTVPASPSVTVPASPDVFVTVPASLDVSVPASLEVSVSASASPVVSVPIPASPDVSVTVPTSPDAFTSASPVVVATPASFDPIVPPTASFGDVVTTLDPIVTFTASPDVGAPASPDVVTPPPPHRWLWIPQPCLSVLPF; the protein is encoded by the coding sequence ATGGTAAAAAAGAAGCGTTTTGTTGTTTCGGATCCGCCATTGTGCAGCTCGAGTATCGCTGATTCAGCAAATCATCAGTCTTTGTCGGTGTCTGCGCTTTCTTTGGCTGGCAATGGCTCATTCGTCACTTCGAAAAATTCCGTTAAAGTTGTGCCTTGTCCAGCAGTTCCAGATAAATGTGTTACTGTTCCAGCAAGTactgttgtatctgtcactgttccagcaagtcctgaaGTACCTGTCACTGTTCCAGCAAGCCCATCTGTCActgttccagcaagtcctgatgtATTTGTTCctgttccagcaagtcctgatgtATCTGTCACTGTTCCAGCAAGCCCATCTGTCACTGTTCCAGCAAGTCCCGATGTATTTGTTACTGTTCCAGCAAGTCTTGATGTATCTGTTCCAGCAAGTCTTGAAGTGTCTGTTTCTGCCTCAGCAAGTCCTGTTGTATCTGTTCCtattccagcaagtcctgatgtGTCTGTCACTGTTCCAACAAGTCCTGATGCTTTTACTTCAGCAAGTCCTGTTGTTGTTGCTACTCCAGCAAGTTTTGATCCCATTGTTCCTCCGACAGCAAGTTTTGGTGATGTTGTTACCACTCTTGATCCTATAGTTACTTTCACAGCTAGTCCTGATGTTGGCGCCCCAGCAAGTCCTGATGTTGTCACTCCGCCCCCTCCTCATCGGTGGCTGTGGATACCTCAGCCGTGCCTGAGTGTTCTTCCATTCTAA